A segment of the Bacillus pseudomycoides genome:
CGAAAAATGATAATAAAGAAGAGCTTATAAAGGAAATGGTCGATGTCATGTATCACTGTTTTGTTTTATTAGTTGAAAAAAATATTTCATTAGAAGATGTGTTAGAAGAGGTGAAAGAGAGACAAGGAAAGTTGTCAAAAATAGGGGAGCGGAAAGAAATTGATACGTTATAAGGGGGAGAAAGAATATGAAAGTAGATTATCACCTTCAT
Coding sequences within it:
- the hisE gene encoding phosphoribosyl-ATP diphosphatase; the encoded protein is MEEVMKSLYETIQMRKESPILESYTNYLFTKGEDKILKKIGEECTEVVIAAKNDNKEELIKEMVDVMYHCFVLLVEKNISLEDVLEEVKERQGKLSKIGERKEIDTL